One window from the genome of Cryptomeria japonica chromosome 6, Sugi_1.0, whole genome shotgun sequence encodes:
- the LOC131079807 gene encoding ethylene-responsive transcription factor ERF024 translates to MSREDKRKREAAESSEEEEKVAYGGGGSGEESDDSGGGRGGEAAEKRQKIEGQVGGNKHPLYRGVRMRTWGKWVSEIREPKKKNRIWLGTFPTPEMAARAHDVAALSIKGKNAFLNFPHLADSLPRPATLLPRDIQAAATAAANDFCLESAETAPPEAKEEAAQSAESGEYSGDFSSGFDWLARFLVENEPSIIDDDILFDMPNFLANMAEGLLVAPPWLQSDYNMSESICTETSLWSYT, encoded by the coding sequence ATGTCGAGAGAAGATAAGCGGAAGCGGGAGGCGGCGGAGAGttcagaagaggaagagaaagtgGCTTATGGCGGCGGCGGGTCGGGTGAGGAATCTGATGATAGTGGTGGTGGGCGTGGCGGCGAGGCGGCGGAAAAGCGGCAGAAAATTGAAGGGCAGGTGGGCGGAAATAAACACCCACTGTATCGTGGGGTGAGAATGCGGACATGGGGGAAATGGGTGTCTGAGATTCGTGAGCCGAAAAAGAAGAACAGAATTTGGTTGGGGACTTTCCCGACGCCTGAAATGGCGGCTCGAGCTCACGACGTGGCGGCGCTGAGCATTAAGGGGAAGAATGCCTTCCTTAATTTCCCACACCTGGCAGATTCTTTGCCTAGGCCGGCTACATTGTTGCCTCGGGACATTCAGGCCGCCGCCACTGCCGCCGCCAATGATTTCTGTCTCGAGAGTGCAGAGACGGCGCCGCCAGAGGCCAAGGAAGAGGCGGCACAGTCTGCTGAATCTGGGGAATATTCGGGGGATTTTAGTTCTGGTTTCGACTGGTTGGCTCGATTTCTTGTGGAGAATGAGCCGTCGATCATAGATGATGACATTCTGTTCGACATGCCTAATTTCTTGGCTAACATGGCGGAAGGCCTGTTGGTGGCGCCGCCATGGCTTCAATCGGACTACAATATGTCTGAATCAATCTGCACTGAAACATCTCTGTGGAGTTATACATAA